The DNA region TCGTCTGCGGAATCGAGGAACGTGTCGCGAATACCATCGTCGTTGGTATCGAGACCCATATCAAATACAAGCTTATCGTGGCAAATGTTGAAGTCTAGGATCTCTGCTTTCACTTCAATGTCGTTTGAGGAAACTGGCTGATCTGGAACGCCAACCGCAAGACGGTTTGTCATTACGAACGTGTCATCACCACATCCACCAGCAATCACAGAGTTGCCATCACCAACGACGACCGTATCATCACCCCAACCGGCATTGATGAAGTTGTTGCCAGAGTAGTCGAAAATAGTATCGTCACCACAACCACCAAATAGAGAGTCATTACCCAAGCCGCCAGACAAGTAATCGTCGCCTGAACCACCAGCCAGTAAGTCATCACCTCTGCCGCCTAATAGAGTGTCGTCACCACGGCAACCAAAGACATAGTCATTTCCGTCGAAACCAACAAACTTATCATCGCCACCAAAACCGACGAAAACGTCGTTGGTATCTGAGCCTTTTGTGCCGGTCATGTTGTCGTCTTCTGAGGTGCCAAATATCCAATTTAGGTCAAGATTTGTATGAGACATTTATTATTCCTTTTCATCTGATTAAGGGA from Vibrio hyugaensis includes:
- a CDS encoding calcium-binding protein, with product MSHTNLDLNWIFGTSEDDNMTGTKGSDTNDVFVGFGGDDKFVGFDGNDYVFGCRGDDTLLGGRGDDLLAGGSGDDYLSGGLGNDSLFGGCGDDTIFDYSGNNFINAGWGDDTVVVGDGNSVIAGGCGDDTFVMTNRLAVGVPDQPVSSNDIEVKAEILDFNICHDKLVFDMGLDTNDDGIRDTFLDSADDLTLSYNDFGWAVFSSDEFNVEVTLKGIDAGYMNYIEHHNIDIFDFA